One Streptomyces sp. NBC_01237 genomic region harbors:
- a CDS encoding bifunctional DNA primase/polymerase — translation MATIDRQTATLALAHALAAAERGLPVFPLAATKLPALRSPHRGESPPVHCRGACGLPGHGVHDATTDPAAVRALFAAAPRATGYGIACGRAPHRLVGVDLDIDTTGGNDSVAALQQLAFQHLFTIPPTVTVLTPSGGRHLWLTGPADISVPNSAGRLAPGIDIRGTGGYLVGPGSVTTHGMYRFAPGTAGLVPAPCPRALLRLLTPPTHPPRPSGHPARGRQGQGLIQFVLAAHEGQRNTRLFWAACRAYEHGFGDELADALTDAAVRTGLTEHEARAAIASAARLTSGRPGRG, via the coding sequence ATGGCCACCATCGACCGGCAGACCGCCACCCTGGCCCTGGCCCATGCGCTCGCCGCCGCCGAGCGCGGGCTCCCCGTCTTCCCCCTGGCCGCCACCAAGCTCCCCGCGCTGCGCTCCCCCCACCGCGGCGAGAGCCCGCCGGTCCACTGCCGGGGCGCCTGCGGCCTGCCCGGCCACGGCGTCCACGACGCCACCACCGACCCCGCCGCCGTGCGCGCCCTCTTCGCCGCCGCGCCCAGGGCCACCGGCTACGGCATCGCCTGCGGACGTGCCCCGCACCGGCTCGTCGGTGTCGATCTCGACATCGACACCACCGGCGGCAACGACTCCGTGGCCGCCCTCCAACAGCTGGCCTTCCAGCACCTGTTCACGATCCCGCCGACCGTCACGGTGCTCACCCCGAGCGGCGGCCGCCACCTCTGGCTGACCGGGCCCGCCGACATCTCCGTACCGAACTCGGCCGGCCGCCTCGCCCCCGGCATCGACATCCGCGGCACCGGCGGATATCTGGTCGGCCCCGGCTCCGTCACCACCCACGGCATGTACCGCTTCGCCCCCGGCACAGCCGGCCTCGTCCCCGCGCCCTGCCCCCGCGCCCTCCTGCGCCTGCTCACACCCCCCACGCACCCTCCCCGCCCCTCGGGCCACCCCGCGCGCGGGCGCCAGGGGCAGGGCCTGATCCAGTTCGTCCTCGCGGCGCACGAGGGCCAGCGCAACACGCGCCTGTTCTGGGCGGCCTGCCGCGCGTACGAACACGGCTTCGGCGACGAACTCGCGGACGCCCTCACCGATGCCGCCGTCCGCACCGGCCTCACCGAGCACGAGGCCCGTGCCGCCATCGCCTCCGCCGCCCGCCTCACCTCGGGCCGCCCCGGACGCGGCTGA
- a CDS encoding acyl-CoA dehydrogenase family protein, with translation MHLAPTERQQRLRAELRTYFRDVMPATKVREGAEQRRLLRRIGADGMLGLGWPVEYGGQGRGPDEQFVFFDEAYRAGAPVSMVTLNTVGPTLMKHGTEEQKAYFLPRILSGDLVFAIGYSEPEAGTDLAALRTKAVRDGDDWVIDGQKIFTSNAQQADWIWLACRTDPAAPKHRGISIVLVPTSAPGFSWTPIETVGGLTTTATYYDGIRVPATNLVGAENGGWGLITDQLNHERVALAAIGMQAEDFYGAALAHVRTPDPVTGRRRADEPWVRARLAEAYARLAATRLLNWRLVGSVGAGSLAPGEASGVKFVGTESAVEVYRICQEILGEAALVRGGSLGSLGDGAGDGELERMNRAAQINTFGGGVSEVQREIVATMRLGMKRGRR, from the coding sequence GTGCACCTCGCCCCGACGGAGCGCCAGCAGCGGCTGCGCGCCGAACTCCGCACGTACTTCCGCGATGTGATGCCCGCGACGAAGGTCCGGGAGGGCGCCGAGCAGCGCCGTCTGCTGCGCCGCATCGGCGCCGACGGCATGCTCGGTCTCGGCTGGCCCGTCGAATACGGCGGACAGGGCCGGGGGCCGGACGAGCAGTTCGTCTTCTTCGACGAGGCGTACCGGGCCGGTGCCCCCGTCTCCATGGTCACGCTCAACACCGTGGGGCCGACCCTGATGAAGCACGGGACCGAGGAGCAGAAGGCGTACTTCCTGCCCAGGATCCTCAGCGGCGACCTGGTCTTCGCGATCGGCTACAGCGAGCCGGAAGCCGGTACGGACCTGGCCGCCCTGCGGACGAAAGCGGTGCGGGACGGCGACGACTGGGTGATCGACGGCCAGAAGATCTTCACCAGCAACGCCCAGCAGGCCGACTGGATCTGGCTCGCCTGCCGTACGGATCCGGCGGCGCCCAAGCACCGCGGCATCTCGATCGTCCTGGTGCCGACGAGCGCCCCGGGCTTCTCCTGGACGCCCATCGAGACGGTGGGCGGGCTGACCACGACGGCCACGTACTACGACGGCATCCGGGTCCCCGCCACCAACCTCGTCGGTGCCGAGAACGGCGGCTGGGGGCTGATCACCGACCAGCTGAACCATGAGCGCGTGGCCCTGGCCGCGATCGGGATGCAGGCCGAGGACTTCTACGGGGCGGCGCTCGCGCACGTCCGGACCCCCGACCCCGTGACGGGCCGGCGGCGGGCCGACGAGCCGTGGGTGCGGGCCCGGCTGGCCGAGGCGTACGCCCGGCTGGCGGCGACGCGCCTGCTCAACTGGCGTCTGGTGGGCTCCGTGGGGGCGGGGTCCCTGGCTCCCGGCGAGGCGAGCGGCGTGAAGTTCGTGGGGACCGAGAGCGCTGTCGAGGTGTACCGGATCTGCCAGGAGATCCTGGGCGAGGCGGCGCTGGTCCGCGGTGGCTCGCTCGGTTCCCTCGGCGACGGGGCCGGTGACGGAGAGCTGGAGCGGATGAACCGGGCGGCGCAGATCAACACCTTCGGGGGCGGGGTGAGCGAGGTGCAGCGGGAGATCGTCGCGACGATGCGGCTCGGCATGAAGAGGGGCAGGCGATGA
- a CDS encoding bifunctional MaoC family dehydratase N-terminal/OB-fold nucleic acid binding domain-containing protein has translation MTGGPAGPTGAAAPADELYGRLKAYEGCSAATAGVGKDLVNEAMIRHWCEAMGDTGAAYRGPGAIAPPTMLQAWTMGGLSGHSDRSPAYEELFGLLDGAGYTSVVATDCEQEYLRPLRPGDRITFDAVVESVSPRKTTKLGTGYFVTTRMDVRAGGEPAGTHRFRILKYTPATKRQGGAGGPRGADQQGGAGERRGAVERRGADQQGGAGTGAAALRPRPVINRDNAGFWAGVAEHKLLIQRCGDCRTLRFPWLPGCNACGGQDWDTVEASGEGTVFSHVVMHHPPFPAFSASGEGGPYAVGLIELAEGVRMVSNVIGVPYDEVRTGLPVRLEFLRTDPGLELPVFRGDPVFRGDPGGLRDSGDLRDPGNLRDPGESVRENFRESEG, from the coding sequence ATGACGGGCGGCCCGGCGGGGCCGACGGGCGCGGCGGCCCCGGCGGACGAGCTGTACGGGCGGCTGAAGGCGTACGAGGGATGCTCCGCGGCCACGGCGGGCGTCGGCAAGGACCTGGTCAACGAGGCGATGATCCGGCACTGGTGCGAGGCGATGGGGGACACCGGGGCCGCGTACCGGGGGCCCGGCGCGATCGCCCCGCCGACGATGCTTCAGGCGTGGACGATGGGCGGTCTCTCGGGGCACTCGGACCGCTCACCGGCGTACGAGGAGCTGTTCGGCCTGCTCGACGGCGCCGGGTACACCTCGGTGGTCGCGACCGACTGCGAGCAGGAGTATCTGCGGCCGCTCCGCCCCGGCGACCGGATCACCTTCGACGCGGTCGTCGAGTCGGTGTCGCCGCGCAAGACCACCAAGCTGGGGACGGGCTACTTCGTCACGACCCGGATGGATGTCCGCGCGGGCGGGGAGCCCGCCGGGACGCACCGCTTCCGGATCCTCAAGTACACGCCCGCGACGAAGCGACAGGGCGGCGCGGGCGGGCCGCGTGGTGCGGACCAGCAGGGTGGCGCGGGCGAGCGGCGTGGCGCGGTCGAGCGGCGTGGTGCGGACCAGCAGGGTGGCGCGGGGACGGGGGCGGCGGCTCTGCGGCCCCGGCCCGTGATCAACCGGGACAACGCCGGATTCTGGGCGGGAGTCGCCGAACACAAGCTGCTGATTCAGCGGTGCGGCGACTGCCGGACGCTGCGATTCCCGTGGCTGCCCGGCTGCAACGCGTGCGGCGGCCAGGACTGGGACACCGTCGAGGCGAGCGGCGAGGGCACCGTCTTCAGTCATGTCGTGATGCACCACCCGCCGTTCCCCGCCTTCAGTGCCTCCGGTGAGGGCGGGCCGTACGCCGTGGGGCTGATCGAACTGGCCGAGGGCGTACGCATGGTCAGCAATGTGATCGGTGTGCCGTACGACGAGGTCCGCACGGGCCTGCCGGTGCGGCTGGAGTTCCTGCGTACGGACCCCGGTCTGGAACTGCCGGTGTTCCGCGGGGACCCGGTCTTCCGCGGGGACCCGGGGGGCCTGCGGGACTCGGGGGACCTGCGGGACCCGGGGAACCTGCGGGATCCGGGGGAGAGCGTCCGGGAGAACTTCCGAGAGAGCGAGGGGTGA
- a CDS encoding acyl-CoA dehydrogenase family protein, which translates to MDFTPTEEQSAAQGLAARIFGDLSTPERLAAAGTGTDTELWKELCAAGLPAAVEDIGLLGLVLLLEEQGRTTAQVPFAATCVYGVLAVAEHGTVEQRERLLPDLYDGTAVATGAFPARSGVRSGSGSGGGVSGGSGGSAGSAGAGLSGVVPYVPWLRDATHVLVADADQCLWIVRTGDAGVTVLPVDTTAPWSAGRLVLDGAPGERLGGAGGSDGGARTGTGTGTGTATGTSVGAYASVLAAGRTAFAGLQAGVCAGSLARAVEHTATREQFGRPLSTNQAVLLRAADAHMDVEAIRVTTYEAAWRRDHQLTCSTQALTAAWWASEAGKRVVHAGQHLHGGTGADLDHPVHRHFLWGRQLDAYLGCGSEVLQELGLLLTGTAEERESS; encoded by the coding sequence ATGGACTTCACGCCCACGGAGGAGCAGTCCGCCGCGCAGGGGCTCGCCGCGCGGATCTTCGGTGATCTGTCGACGCCCGAGCGGCTGGCGGCGGCCGGGACCGGCACGGACACGGAGCTGTGGAAGGAGCTGTGCGCGGCGGGGCTGCCCGCAGCCGTCGAGGACATCGGGCTGCTCGGCCTTGTGCTGCTCCTGGAGGAACAGGGCCGGACCACGGCGCAGGTGCCGTTCGCGGCCACCTGCGTCTATGGCGTGCTGGCGGTCGCCGAGCACGGCACGGTGGAGCAACGGGAACGGCTGTTGCCCGACCTGTACGACGGTACGGCCGTGGCGACCGGGGCCTTCCCGGCGCGGAGCGGCGTGCGGTCGGGCAGTGGCAGTGGCGGTGGCGTCAGCGGGGGAAGCGGGGGAAGTGCGGGAAGCGCGGGGGCGGGGCTCAGCGGGGTGGTGCCCTATGTGCCGTGGCTGAGGGACGCGACCCATGTGCTGGTGGCCGATGCCGATCAGTGCCTGTGGATCGTACGGACCGGTGACGCGGGGGTGACGGTGCTGCCGGTGGACACCACGGCTCCGTGGTCCGCGGGACGGCTGGTCCTCGACGGCGCGCCCGGCGAACGGCTGGGCGGGGCGGGCGGGTCCGACGGAGGGGCCCGTACGGGAACGGGAACGGGAACGGGAACGGCCACGGGTACGAGCGTGGGCGCCTACGCGTCGGTGCTGGCCGCCGGGCGTACGGCGTTCGCCGGTCTGCAGGCCGGGGTGTGCGCCGGTTCGCTGGCGCGGGCCGTCGAGCACACCGCGACCCGCGAGCAGTTCGGCCGACCGCTCTCCACCAACCAGGCGGTCCTGCTGCGCGCCGCCGACGCACACATGGATGTCGAGGCGATCCGGGTGACGACGTACGAGGCGGCGTGGCGCAGGGATCACCAACTGACCTGCTCGACACAGGCGTTGACGGCAGCCTGGTGGGCCTCGGAGGCCGGGAAACGTGTCGTGCACGCCGGGCAGCATCTGCACGGAGGGACCGGCGCCGACCTGGATCACCCGGTCCACCGGCACTTCCTCTGGGGCCGGCAGCTCGACGCGTATCTGGGGTGCGGCAGTGAAGTACTCCAGGAGTTGGGCCTGTTGCTGACGGGCACCGCCGAGGAGAGGGAGTCATCGTGA
- a CDS encoding MaoC/PaaZ C-terminal domain-containing protein: MKRADGRGARVGDALAPLEIPVTRTLIVAGAVASRDYQDVHHDAELAREKGSPDIFMNILTTNGLVGRYITDHFGPSAVLRGVAIRLGAPNYPGDTMVLTGTVTALTPGPVPVAEVAVVGTNGLGRHVAGTVTVALPAVPEAPVAIGPATSDASVHPLSDASAPDARPEVTG; the protein is encoded by the coding sequence GTGAAGCGGGCGGACGGGCGCGGTGCGCGGGTGGGCGACGCCTTGGCGCCCCTGGAGATTCCGGTGACCCGGACCCTGATCGTCGCGGGGGCGGTGGCCTCCCGGGACTACCAGGACGTGCACCATGACGCCGAGCTGGCCCGGGAGAAGGGCTCGCCGGACATCTTCATGAACATCCTGACGACCAATGGCCTCGTCGGCCGTTACATCACCGATCACTTCGGTCCTTCCGCGGTGCTGCGCGGAGTCGCGATCCGCCTGGGTGCGCCCAACTACCCGGGCGACACGATGGTGTTGACCGGGACCGTCACCGCGCTCACCCCCGGTCCCGTGCCCGTCGCCGAGGTGGCGGTCGTCGGTACGAACGGCCTGGGCCGCCACGTCGCCGGAACGGTCACCGTCGCTCTGCCCGCCGTCCCCGAAGCTCCCGTCGCCATCGGTCCCGCCACCTCCGACGCGTCCGTGCATCCCCTCTCCGACGCTTCCGCTCCCGACGCCCGGCCGGAGGTGACGGGATGA
- a CDS encoding lipid-transfer protein: MSVRRADSLGGKAAIVGIGATEFSKDSGRSELTLAVEAVRAALDDAGLSPSDVDGLVTFTMDTSPEITVAQAAGIGELSFFSRIHYGGGAACATVQQAALAVASGVADVVVCYRAFNERSGRRFGSGVQRREPTAEGAALGWNLPFGLLTPASWVAMAAQRYLHTYGLTPDVFGHVAVTDRRHAARNPAAYFYGKPITLADHAASRWIVEPLRLLDCCQETDGGQAIVVTSTERARDLPGTPAVIVAAAQGAGRAQEQMTSFYRDGLTGLPEMGVVARQLWRTSGLSPADIDVGILYDHFTPFVLMQLEEFGFCGPGEAAGFVAGDELPLNTHGGQLGEAYLHGMNGIAEAVRQIRSTSVNQVAGAARTLVTAGTGVPTSGLILGRDD, from the coding sequence ATGAGCGTGCGCAGGGCGGATTCGCTGGGCGGGAAGGCCGCGATCGTCGGCATCGGGGCGACCGAGTTCTCCAAGGACTCCGGGCGCAGCGAGCTCACGCTGGCCGTCGAGGCCGTGCGGGCCGCGCTCGACGATGCCGGCCTGTCGCCCTCCGACGTCGACGGTCTCGTCACCTTCACCATGGACACCAGCCCCGAGATCACCGTCGCCCAGGCGGCCGGCATCGGTGAGCTGTCGTTCTTCTCCCGTATCCACTACGGCGGTGGCGCGGCCTGCGCCACCGTCCAGCAGGCGGCCCTCGCCGTGGCGAGCGGGGTGGCCGACGTCGTCGTCTGCTACCGCGCCTTCAACGAGCGCTCCGGGCGCAGATTCGGCTCCGGCGTGCAGCGGCGCGAGCCCACCGCCGAGGGCGCGGCGCTCGGCTGGAACCTCCCCTTCGGGCTGCTCACCCCCGCCTCCTGGGTGGCGATGGCGGCCCAGCGCTATCTGCATACGTACGGGCTGACGCCGGACGTCTTCGGCCACGTCGCGGTCACCGACCGGCGCCATGCCGCGCGGAACCCGGCCGCCTACTTCTACGGGAAGCCGATCACGCTCGCCGACCACGCCGCCTCGCGCTGGATCGTGGAGCCGTTGCGGCTGCTGGACTGCTGCCAGGAGACGGACGGCGGTCAGGCGATCGTCGTGACCAGCACCGAACGCGCCCGGGACCTGCCCGGGACGCCTGCGGTGATCGTCGCCGCGGCCCAGGGCGCGGGGCGGGCCCAGGAGCAGATGACCAGCTTCTACCGGGACGGGCTGACCGGGCTGCCGGAGATGGGAGTGGTCGCCCGGCAGCTCTGGCGGACCTCCGGGCTGTCTCCCGCCGACATCGACGTGGGCATCCTCTACGACCACTTCACCCCGTTCGTCCTGATGCAGCTGGAGGAGTTCGGCTTCTGCGGGCCGGGCGAGGCCGCCGGTTTCGTGGCGGGCGACGAACTGCCGCTGAACACTCACGGCGGTCAGCTGGGCGAGGCGTATCTGCACGGGATGAACGGCATCGCGGAGGCGGTCCGGCAGATCCGCTCCACCTCGGTCAACCAGGTCGCCGGTGCGGCCAGGACGCTGGTCACCGCGGGCACCGGCGTCCCCACCTCGGGGCTGATCCTGGGCAGGGACGACTGA
- a CDS encoding SigE family RNA polymerase sigma factor yields the protein MTTPVCTGASRAAAAASGHPPYASFSSYVRARGPVLLRTARSLTANPCDAEDLLQTALTKTYVAWERIEDHRALDGYVRRALLNTRTSQWRKRKVDEFACDELPEQESVPAPDPAEQQSLHDAMWRAVLKLPDRQRAMVVLRYYEDLSEAQTAEVLGVSIGTVKSAVSRALGKLREDPELTPVR from the coding sequence ATGACCACGCCAGTCTGCACGGGCGCCTCCAGGGCAGCCGCTGCCGCCTCCGGACACCCGCCCTACGCGTCGTTCTCGTCGTACGTACGGGCGCGGGGCCCCGTACTGCTGCGAACGGCCCGCTCGCTCACCGCGAACCCCTGCGACGCGGAGGATCTGCTGCAGACCGCGCTCACCAAGACGTATGTCGCGTGGGAGCGGATCGAGGACCACCGGGCGCTCGACGGCTATGTCCGCCGGGCCCTGCTGAACACCCGCACCTCGCAGTGGCGCAAGCGCAAAGTCGACGAGTTCGCCTGCGACGAGCTGCCCGAACAGGAGAGCGTCCCGGCGCCGGACCCCGCCGAGCAGCAGTCGCTGCACGACGCGATGTGGCGCGCCGTGCTGAAGCTCCCGGACCGGCAGCGGGCGATGGTCGTCCTGCGCTACTACGAGGATCTCAGCGAGGCCCAGACGGCCGAGGTGCTCGGAGTGTCCATCGGTACGGTCAAGAGCGCCGTGTCCCGGGCGCTCGGCAAGCTCCGTGAGGACCCGGAGCTGACGCCGGTCCGCTGA
- a CDS encoding ATP-binding protein: MMTALPPPGACALPEVPPQLIVAAVPESVRPARKYVRAAVAYQEPAVPEDALGTLEIIASELVTNAILYGAPSPNTLIRVVVEAEPHHARIEVHDGCCKTPRIRPLSTKRSRGRGLLLVTDMAATWGTDERAAGKVVWAVVTW, translated from the coding sequence ATGATGACCGCCCTACCGCCGCCCGGCGCCTGCGCGCTGCCCGAGGTGCCGCCCCAGCTGATCGTTGCGGCTGTTCCCGAATCCGTCCGGCCTGCTCGTAAATACGTACGAGCCGCAGTGGCCTACCAGGAGCCGGCCGTACCGGAGGATGCGCTCGGCACCCTCGAAATCATCGCCAGCGAGCTGGTAACCAACGCGATCCTCTATGGAGCGCCATCCCCAAACACCTTGATCCGGGTGGTGGTGGAGGCCGAGCCGCATCACGCTCGAATCGAGGTGCACGACGGGTGCTGCAAGACTCCACGCATCCGGCCACTGTCGACCAAGCGCAGCCGCGGGCGCGGGCTGCTTCTGGTCACAGACATGGCCGCAACCTGGGGCACGGACGAGCGCGCGGCCGGAAAAGTCGTGTGGGCGGTGGTGACGTGGTGA
- a CDS encoding helix-turn-helix domain-containing protein — protein sequence MSAPTVRRRQLGRTLRALRENLGLKQDDVAARSGGKLNGAKISRIETAVTAATAADVTLILDACGIEDDDTRSGLLRLTRDGARRGWWQSYRSVLSPAYEDLISLESEAEQISTWQPVMIPGLLQTGEYARQIIAATAMGDAIAERVTALVEVRLARQAVLTRHEPLTLWAIIGEAALRTRTEDARIMSEQLARLLAASRWPNVTIQILPLSEPPHVGQTGAYSILGYGSHASLDVVHIESLTQALYVEGRDNVAAYQDAIRALRARALSAADSADLITQIRDQR from the coding sequence GTGAGCGCACCGACAGTCAGACGGCGGCAGCTCGGCCGCACTCTGCGGGCACTCCGCGAAAACCTCGGGCTCAAGCAGGACGACGTAGCGGCCCGGTCTGGTGGCAAGCTCAACGGGGCAAAGATCAGCCGAATCGAGACTGCCGTGACTGCGGCGACCGCCGCAGACGTGACCCTCATCCTGGACGCCTGCGGAATCGAAGACGATGACACCCGATCTGGACTGCTCCGCCTCACCCGCGACGGCGCACGGCGCGGATGGTGGCAGTCGTACCGATCGGTTTTGTCTCCCGCCTACGAGGACCTGATCAGCCTCGAATCGGAAGCCGAACAGATCAGCACTTGGCAGCCAGTCATGATTCCGGGTCTGCTTCAGACGGGCGAGTACGCCCGCCAAATAATCGCGGCCACCGCCATGGGCGACGCAATTGCCGAACGCGTGACCGCCTTGGTTGAGGTGCGACTCGCCAGGCAAGCTGTGCTGACGCGGCACGAACCGCTGACCTTGTGGGCGATCATTGGTGAAGCCGCTCTTCGTACCCGTACGGAGGACGCGCGGATCATGTCCGAACAACTTGCGCGGCTGCTTGCGGCATCCCGGTGGCCCAACGTCACGATTCAGATTTTGCCTTTGAGTGAACCGCCGCACGTTGGCCAGACCGGCGCCTACTCAATCCTCGGGTATGGCTCTCACGCCAGCCTCGACGTGGTGCACATCGAGTCACTGACACAGGCGTTGTACGTCGAGGGACGCGACAACGTCGCCGCGTACCAGGACGCTATCCGCGCGCTGCGTGCTCGGGCACTATCAGCTGCCGACTCTGCCGATTTGATCACACAGATTAGGGACCAGAGATGA
- a CDS encoding DUF397 domain-containing protein, giving the protein MTILSVAPDASALAVTWWKSSRSAAQSDCVECGIISADAIAVRDSKAPTGPALIFGRSALAAMVDAVTDGTL; this is encoded by the coding sequence ATGACCATCCTTTCCGTAGCCCCCGATGCGTCTGCCCTCGCCGTGACCTGGTGGAAGTCGTCGCGCTCGGCCGCACAGTCCGACTGTGTGGAGTGCGGCATCATCAGTGCCGACGCAATCGCCGTCCGCGACAGCAAGGCGCCGACTGGCCCCGCCCTGATCTTCGGCCGCAGCGCCCTCGCGGCCATGGTCGACGCGGTCACAGACGGCACCCTGTAG
- a CDS encoding N-acetylmuramoyl-L-alanine amidase, whose protein sequence is MSTPLTADRLLKALKDEGLTVVQVGNWRTHNRNHKGPWGPVNGVMIHHTVTQGTAHTVELCRAGHSALPGPLCHGVIDKAGTVHLIASGRANHAGLGDDDVLRAVIAEKRLPADNEANTDGNRHFYGFECVNLGDGRDPWPAEQVEAIARAAAGICRAHGWGAASVIGHSEWQPGKVDPRGPIGAPDGPALTMARIRARVEQLLDDDKPTTPSTPSKPKPKPKPYAPPAFPKGLAPGRKAPSARGLQRALKAAGFMSKGIPEADSYGPATQTAVARFHQAHPAYRAAGLHYDPAIGPRGWAALHTVAYGKKK, encoded by the coding sequence ATGTCCACACCGCTCACCGCCGACCGGCTGCTCAAGGCCCTCAAGGACGAAGGGCTCACCGTCGTCCAGGTCGGCAACTGGCGTACCCACAACCGCAACCACAAAGGCCCCTGGGGGCCGGTGAACGGGGTGATGATCCACCACACCGTCACCCAAGGCACCGCCCACACCGTGGAGCTCTGCCGCGCCGGACACAGCGCCCTGCCGGGCCCGCTGTGCCACGGCGTCATCGACAAGGCCGGCACTGTTCACCTGATCGCGAGCGGTCGGGCGAATCACGCGGGACTCGGCGACGACGACGTGTTGCGCGCCGTCATCGCCGAGAAGCGACTCCCCGCGGACAATGAGGCCAACACCGACGGGAACAGGCACTTCTACGGGTTCGAGTGCGTCAATCTCGGCGACGGCCGCGACCCGTGGCCGGCCGAGCAGGTCGAGGCCATCGCCCGCGCCGCGGCCGGTATCTGCCGGGCGCACGGGTGGGGCGCGGCGTCCGTGATCGGTCACTCCGAGTGGCAGCCGGGCAAGGTCGACCCGCGGGGCCCGATCGGCGCCCCGGACGGGCCCGCGCTCACCATGGCGCGCATCCGAGCCCGCGTCGAGCAGCTGCTCGACGACGACAAGCCGACCACGCCGAGCACCCCCTCGAAGCCCAAGCCCAAGCCGAAGCCGTACGCGCCGCCTGCCTTCCCGAAGGGACTCGCACCGGGCCGCAAGGCGCCGTCGGCCCGCGGCCTTCAGCGCGCGCTCAAGGCCGCCGGGTTCATGTCCAAGGGCATCCCCGAGGCCGACTCGTACGGGCCCGCCACACAGACCGCCGTCGCACGCTTCCACCAGGCGCACCCCGCGTACCGCGCCGCCGGTCTGCACTACGACCCCGCCATCGGCCCGCGCGGGTGGGCCGCACTCCACACCGTCGCCTACGGGAAGAAGAAGTGA